One Silene latifolia isolate original U9 population chromosome 4, ASM4854445v1, whole genome shotgun sequence DNA segment encodes these proteins:
- the LOC141652261 gene encoding uncharacterized protein LOC141652261, producing the protein MSNDIKNVLIWSMSPKLKLSCISLNAYEIFTRMITMFSQTPKVRQYDAAARFFEAKLERGQKVGPHVLKMVEYVDILERLGCKIPKTLGVDRILHSLPTKFDHFRVNYNMNGMDKSYHEIHALLTQAERDMEASGSDKGDVLTMKLKNMSLGVKKGKGKEKSQFKKSSKKHDKGKEKAVENGNPKAKSVKLSEAECFHCNGKGHYRRSCPKYLEDLKEGRVTPIGFKGRASTSKR; encoded by the exons atgtcgaatgatatcaaaaatgtgttgatatggtcgatgtccccaaagctcaagctatcatgcatttctttaaatgcgtacgagatattcactcgtatgattactatgttttcacaaacacctaaagtccgtcaatacgatgcggcggcacgcttctttgaagctaagcttgagaggggccaaaaggttggtccccatgtactcaaaatggtcgaatatgtcgacatcctagagcgtctagggtgtaagattcctaagactcttggggtggatcgaatcctccactcacttcccaccaagtttgacCACTTTAGGgtgaactacaacatgaatggcatggataagagttatcatgaaattcatgcactcctcacccaagcggagagggatatggaagctagtgggagtgacaaaggggatgttttaaccatgaagttaaagaacatgtcccttggagttaagaaaggaaaagggaaggaaaagtcccaattcaagaaatcgtcaaagaaacatgacaagggaaaggagaaggccgttgagaatggcaatcccaaggcaaaaagtgtcaaactctccgaggccgaatgtttccattgtaatgggaaggggcattataggaggagttgtcccaaatatttggaggatctcaaggaagggcgtgtgacgcctattg ggtttaagggacgtgcgagcactagcaaaaggtga